In the genome of Persephonella sp. KM09-Lau-8, one region contains:
- the ahcY gene encoding adenosylhomocysteinase — MEYHVKDLSLADKGKLRIEWAEKDMPVLRQIRERFEKEKPLKGITIAACLHVTTETANLMITLKAGGADVYLTASNPLSTQDDVAAALVKYFDIPTFAIHGEDTETYYQHIKEVLDRKPNITMDDGGDLISTLHKERQELIPNIYGGTEETTTGVIRFKAMEKDGVLKFPVIAVNDAYTKHLFDNRYGTGQSTIDGILRATNRLLSGSIFVVAGYGWCGRGVAMRAAGMGAEVIVTEVDPLKALEARMDGYRVMPMKEAAKIADFIVTVTGNINVVDKEHFEVMKDGCIVANSGHFDVEINLKALREMAVSQRDIRENVREYQLPDGRKIYVLAEGRLVNLAAAEGHPAAVMDMSFANQALSAEYLVKNHQKLQPKVYKVPDELDFEVARLKLNAMGIKIDQLTDEQKEYLSSWEHGT, encoded by the coding sequence ATGGAATATCATGTAAAGGATTTATCTCTGGCAGACAAAGGGAAACTCAGAATTGAATGGGCAGAAAAAGATATGCCTGTCCTGAGACAAATCAGAGAAAGATTTGAAAAAGAAAAACCTCTAAAAGGCATCACCATAGCAGCATGTCTCCATGTCACCACAGAAACAGCAAATCTAATGATAACTCTGAAAGCAGGCGGGGCAGATGTTTATTTAACAGCTTCAAATCCGCTATCCACTCAGGATGATGTGGCGGCTGCACTGGTTAAATATTTTGATATTCCTACATTTGCAATTCACGGGGAAGATACAGAAACATATTATCAACATATAAAAGAGGTATTAGATAGAAAACCAAATATAACAATGGATGATGGTGGGGATTTAATATCAACATTACACAAAGAAAGACAGGAACTTATCCCAAACATATACGGTGGAACTGAGGAAACCACCACCGGAGTAATTAGATTTAAAGCTATGGAAAAAGATGGAGTTCTAAAATTCCCTGTAATAGCTGTGAATGATGCTTATACAAAACATCTTTTTGATAACAGATACGGGACAGGACAATCAACAATAGATGGAATACTCAGAGCAACAAACAGACTTTTATCAGGTTCTATATTTGTTGTGGCAGGATACGGCTGGTGTGGTAGAGGAGTTGCTATGAGAGCCGCAGGTATGGGAGCAGAGGTAATTGTCACTGAAGTTGACCCATTAAAAGCCCTTGAAGCAAGAATGGATGGCTATAGGGTTATGCCTATGAAAGAAGCCGCAAAAATAGCTGACTTCATTGTTACGGTAACTGGAAATATAAATGTCGTTGATAAAGAGCATTTTGAAGTTATGAAAGATGGTTGTATAGTTGCAAACTCAGGGCACTTTGATGTTGAGATAAACCTTAAAGCCCTCAGAGAGATGGCTGTTTCTCAAAGGGATATAAGGGAAAATGTAAGGGAATATCAGCTTCCAGATGGTAGAAAAATATATGTTCTGGCAGAAGGAAGACTGGTAAACCTTGCAGCAGCTGAAGGACATCCAGCTGCAGTTATGGATATGTCCTTTGCAAATCAGGCTTTATCTGCCGAATATCTTGTCAAAAACCATCAAAAACTACAACCTAAAGTATACAAAGTCCCTGATGAGCTTGACTTTGAGGTTGCCAGACTTAAACTAAATGCAATGGGAATAAAGATAGACCAGCTAACAGACGAACAAAAAGAATATCTATCAAGCTGGGAACACGGAACATAA
- a CDS encoding DUF465 domain-containing protein encodes MTREEVIKILLETDEEFRKWHEEREELKWKVHKLEKHYPPDPELEAEEERLKRRKLYLKDLMEQRIKEFLEKNQ; translated from the coding sequence ATGACAAGGGAAGAAGTTATCAAAATCTTACTTGAAACTGATGAAGAATTTAGAAAATGGCATGAAGAAAGAGAAGAACTAAAATGGAAAGTCCATAAATTAGAAAAACATTATCCCCCTGACCCTGAACTTGAAGCAGAAGAAGAAAGACTTAAAAGAAGAAAACTTTATTTAAAAGATCTTATGGAACAAAGAATAAAAGAATTCTTAGAAAAAAATCAGTAG
- the gatB gene encoding Asp-tRNA(Asn)/Glu-tRNA(Gln) amidotransferase subunit GatB, producing MGEFEPVIGLEVHVQMATQTKCFCSCKVEYGAEPNTNVCPVCLGMPGSLPVLNKRALEYAIKASLALNCKVHELSVFARKNYFYPDLPKGYQISQYDKPLATDGYIDIKVDGKTERIRIHRLHMEEDAGKTIHEGKYSYVDLNRAGTPLMEIVSEPDIRSAVGARLYLEKLRNIMRYIGVSDADMEKGQLRCDVNISLRPKGEEKFGTKVEIKNINSFRFVQKAIEYEIERQAKILKKGGEIVQETRLFDEKTGKTFTMRTKEEAHDYRYFPDPDLIPVRITAAFINQIKESLPELPDEKEKRYVQELKLTEYDAEVLVADKDRAIFFEKAVEAYSKNPKAIANWIINELLGKLNEEGLDITESPVKPEHIAQIVELIDSGAISSKIAKEVFEEVFKTGKEPKQIVEEKGLKQVSDEGEIRKIIEEILANHPAEVEKYKAGNTKLMGFFVGQVMKATKGKANPKIVNKILSQLLNG from the coding sequence ATGGGAGAGTTTGAACCGGTAATTGGTCTTGAAGTTCACGTTCAGATGGCAACCCAGACCAAATGTTTTTGCTCCTGTAAAGTTGAGTATGGAGCCGAGCCTAACACAAACGTATGTCCGGTATGTTTAGGAATGCCCGGTAGCTTACCTGTTTTAAATAAAAGAGCCCTTGAGTATGCAATAAAAGCGTCCCTTGCTTTAAACTGCAAAGTTCATGAACTTTCTGTATTTGCAAGGAAAAACTATTTCTACCCAGACCTGCCAAAAGGATATCAGATTTCCCAGTATGATAAACCCCTTGCGACAGATGGTTATATAGACATAAAGGTTGATGGAAAAACAGAAAGAATTAGAATTCACAGGCTTCACATGGAGGAGGATGCAGGAAAAACAATACATGAAGGGAAATACTCCTATGTAGATTTAAACAGGGCAGGAACACCTCTTATGGAAATTGTTTCTGAGCCGGATATCCGTTCTGCTGTAGGTGCAAGGCTTTATCTGGAAAAACTGAGAAACATAATGAGATATATTGGCGTGTCTGATGCAGATATGGAAAAGGGACAGCTTAGATGTGATGTAAATATTTCTCTCAGGCCTAAAGGTGAAGAAAAATTTGGAACAAAGGTTGAAATAAAAAATATAAACTCCTTTAGATTTGTCCAGAAGGCTATTGAGTATGAAATAGAAAGACAGGCAAAAATCCTGAAAAAAGGCGGTGAAATAGTTCAGGAAACAAGGCTTTTTGATGAAAAAACAGGTAAAACATTCACAATGAGAACAAAAGAAGAAGCCCATGACTACAGATACTTTCCTGACCCAGACCTTATACCTGTAAGAATAACAGCAGCTTTTATAAATCAGATTAAAGAAAGCCTTCCGGAACTACCGGATGAAAAAGAAAAAAGATATGTTCAGGAGCTTAAGCTGACTGAATATGATGCAGAAGTTCTGGTGGCCGATAAAGACAGAGCGATTTTCTTTGAAAAGGCAGTTGAAGCCTATTCAAAAAATCCAAAGGCAATAGCAAACTGGATTATCAATGAGCTTTTAGGAAAGCTAAATGAAGAGGGACTTGATATAACGGAAAGCCCTGTAAAACCTGAGCATATTGCCCAGATTGTTGAGCTTATAGACAGTGGAGCAATATCATCTAAGATAGCAAAAGAGGTTTTTGAAGAGGTATTCAAAACAGGCAAAGAGCCTAAACAGATTGTTGAGGAAAAAGGACTTAAACAGGTATCTGACGAAGGAGAAATAAGAAAAATTATTGAGGAAATTCTTGCAAATCACCCTGCAGAAGTTGAGAAGTATAAAGCCGGAAATACAAAGCTAATGGGATTTTTTGTTGGACAGGTAATGAAAGCAACAAAAGGTAAAGCCAATCCAAAAATTGTAAATAAAATACTATCCCAGCTATTAAATGGATAA
- a CDS encoding nucleotidyltransferase domain-containing protein produces MNVKPEIKQQILDEIFKLLDKDKVCVILFGSSALDKGSRYSDIDIGLFYTEERDDKIFLNLKENLNYWVDTARIVDLVDFQRVNLDFLEFALKGAIIWHVGKEFLKEKIHNEKLLSK; encoded by the coding sequence ATGAATGTCAAACCAGAAATAAAACAGCAGATTTTAGATGAGATATTCAAACTTTTAGATAAGGATAAAGTATGTGTTATATTGTTCGGTTCCTCAGCATTAGATAAAGGTTCCAGATATTCTGATATTGATATCGGACTTTTTTATACTGAAGAAAGAGATGATAAGATTTTTTTAAATCTAAAAGAAAATCTAAATTACTGGGTTGATACAGCACGGATTGTAGATTTAGTTGATTTCCAGAGGGTTAATCTGGATTTTTTAGAATTTGCCCTTAAAGGAGCTATTATATGGCATGTGGGGAAAGAGTTCTTAAAAGAAAAAATACATAATGAAAAACTATTGTCAAAATAA